Proteins co-encoded in one Streptomyces sp. NBC_01283 genomic window:
- a CDS encoding DUF6777 domain-containing protein translates to MSDSRRENAVRVPTRTYATAFAISAALAVAGCSGGGDKNSADGGSELFMQPVAAQGPDPFTDSTATSTATPSPVTRSQQPSPSGTSSPTAQGVRSLSGGTPGLYGGTHSVSSCDIAAQVRFLTADQGKGRAFAQASGISQADIPGFLRGLTPVVLRADTRVTNHGYRDGAATAFQSVLQTGTAVLVDNRGLPRVRCACGNPLKPPVALKGTPSHQGRAWSGYRPAQVVVVTPAPKIIVNITIVNIVDNTWIERKIGDQDGGKDHTVPPPHPTPTPTPTTPTPTDPSDSDTPSGSDTPSDSDTPSDSDSPSGSDSPSDSDSPSGSDTPSDSGTPSDRGSSTSTDCPTALPATGTQPPPGTPSGIPPGCPTPTPSG, encoded by the coding sequence GTGTCCGATAGCAGGCGGGAGAACGCGGTGCGTGTGCCCACCAGGACCTATGCGACGGCCTTCGCGATATCCGCGGCCCTCGCCGTCGCGGGATGCTCCGGCGGAGGCGACAAGAACTCCGCCGACGGCGGCTCCGAGCTGTTCATGCAGCCGGTCGCCGCCCAGGGCCCCGACCCGTTCACCGACTCCACGGCGACGTCCACGGCGACCCCCTCGCCCGTCACCCGTTCGCAGCAACCCTCGCCGAGCGGAACCTCCTCGCCCACGGCCCAGGGCGTGCGCTCCCTCTCGGGCGGTACGCCCGGCCTCTACGGCGGCACGCACTCCGTGAGCAGCTGCGACATCGCCGCCCAGGTCCGCTTCCTCACCGCCGACCAGGGCAAGGGCCGCGCCTTCGCCCAGGCATCGGGCATCTCGCAGGCCGACATCCCGGGCTTCCTGCGCGGCCTGACACCGGTCGTGCTGCGGGCCGACACCCGCGTCACCAACCACGGCTACCGCGACGGTGCCGCCACCGCCTTCCAGTCCGTGCTCCAGACGGGTACCGCGGTCCTCGTCGACAACCGGGGACTGCCCCGTGTGCGGTGCGCCTGTGGGAACCCCCTGAAGCCGCCGGTCGCGCTCAAGGGCACCCCGAGCCACCAGGGCAGAGCGTGGTCCGGCTACCGCCCGGCGCAGGTCGTGGTGGTGACTCCGGCCCCAAAGATCATCGTGAACATCACCATCGTGAACATCGTCGACAACACCTGGATCGAGCGGAAGATCGGCGACCAGGACGGCGGCAAGGACCACACGGTGCCGCCGCCGCACCCGACCCCCACGCCCACCCCGACCACGCCCACCCCGACCGACCCGAGCGACAGCGACACCCCGAGCGGCAGTGACACCCCCAGTGACAGTGACACTCCGAGTGACAGCGACTCGCCGAGCGGCAGCGACTCGCCCAGTGACAGCGACTCGCCGAGCGGCAGTGATACCCCCAGTGACAGCGGCACCCCCAGCGACCGGGGCAGCAGCACCTCCACGGACTGCCCCACGGCCCTTCCCGCCACGGGTACGCAGCCGCCCCCCGGCACCCCGTCCGGTATCCCGCCCGGCTGTCCGACGCCCACGCCCAGCGGCTGA
- a CDS encoding lipase maturation factor family protein: MEWFTADQYWLGRLVFQRALAAVYLVAFLGAALQFRALIGERGMLPVPRHVRRVPFRRAPSLFQLHYSDRFFAFVAWSGCACAVALLAGADGLLPLWGGMLLWVVPWALYLSIVNVGQTWYGFGWESLLLEVGFLAVFLGNDETAPPVLVLFLLRWVLFRVEFGAGLIKMRGDACWRKLTCLYFHHETQPMPGPLSWFFHHLPRPVHRMEVAANHFTQLVVPVLLFTPQPVATAAACLMIVTQLWLVLSGNFSWLNWMTIVLAVSVVDLGGTGTPSTSPAAPLWYEVVVIAATALVLGLSYRPARNLFSRRQIMNSSFDPLHLVNTYGAFGSVSRVRQEVVIEGTSDTSPRQDSEWREYGFKGKPGDVRRWPRQFAPYHLRLDWMMWFAALSPAYARPWFGPLVERLLDGDRDTLRLLRHVPFPPDEPPAYIRARLYRYRYTTWRELRKTGACWERTYVREFWPPTRVSPPR, from the coding sequence GTGGAGTGGTTCACAGCGGATCAGTACTGGCTCGGCCGCCTCGTCTTCCAGCGGGCTCTCGCCGCGGTCTACCTCGTCGCGTTTTTGGGCGCGGCGCTGCAGTTCCGGGCGCTGATCGGGGAGCGTGGCATGCTGCCGGTGCCGCGCCACGTCCGGCGCGTGCCGTTCCGCCGGGCGCCGAGCCTCTTCCAGCTGCACTACTCGGACCGCTTCTTCGCCTTCGTCGCGTGGTCGGGCTGCGCCTGCGCGGTCGCGCTGCTCGCGGGCGCCGACGGTCTCCTCCCCCTCTGGGGCGGCATGCTGCTGTGGGTGGTGCCGTGGGCCCTGTACCTGTCGATCGTGAACGTGGGGCAGACCTGGTACGGCTTCGGCTGGGAGTCACTGCTCCTCGAGGTGGGCTTCCTCGCGGTCTTCCTCGGCAACGACGAGACGGCGCCGCCGGTGCTCGTCCTCTTCCTGCTGCGCTGGGTGCTGTTCCGCGTCGAGTTCGGGGCCGGGCTGATCAAGATGCGCGGCGACGCGTGCTGGCGCAAGCTCACCTGCCTGTACTTCCACCACGAGACACAGCCGATGCCGGGCCCGCTGAGCTGGTTCTTCCACCATCTGCCGCGGCCGGTCCACCGGATGGAGGTCGCGGCGAACCACTTCACCCAACTCGTCGTTCCCGTGCTGCTGTTCACGCCCCAGCCGGTCGCGACCGCCGCCGCCTGCCTGATGATCGTCACCCAGCTGTGGCTGGTCCTCTCGGGGAACTTCTCCTGGCTGAACTGGATGACGATCGTGCTCGCCGTGTCCGTCGTGGACCTGGGCGGCACGGGGACCCCGTCGACGTCGCCCGCCGCCCCGCTCTGGTACGAGGTGGTCGTCATCGCGGCGACGGCCCTGGTCCTGGGGCTGAGTTACCGGCCCGCGCGCAATCTGTTCTCGCGCCGGCAGATCATGAACTCCTCCTTCGACCCGCTGCATCTCGTCAACACGTACGGCGCGTTCGGCAGCGTCAGCCGCGTCCGCCAGGAAGTGGTCATCGAGGGGACGTCGGACACGTCCCCCCGCCAGGATTCGGAGTGGCGCGAGTACGGGTTCAAGGGCAAGCCGGGCGATGTGCGCCGCTGGCCACGCCAGTTCGCGCCGTACCATCTGCGGCTCGACTGGATGATGTGGTTCGCGGCGCTCTCCCCCGCCTACGCGCGCCCGTGGTTCGGCCCGCTGGTGGAGCGGCTCCTGGACGGCGACCGGGACACGCTGCGGCTGCTGCGCCACGTCCCGTTCCCGCCGGACGAGCCTCCCGCGTACATCCGCGCCCGCCTCTACCGCTACCGCTACACGACCTGGCGTGAGTTGCGGAAGACGGGTGCCTGCTGGGAGCGGACGTACGTGCGGGAGTTCTGGCCGCCGACCCGGGTCAGCCCACCACGCTGA
- a CDS encoding amidohydrolase, translating to MGAAVTPDLVDAHHHVWDLSVRDQEWITGEALAPIRRNFSLDDLLPEARAAGVGATVLVQTVTVAEETPEFLALAAESDLVAGVVGWTDLTHPDVSDALAGMRQLPGGQRLVGIRHQVQAEPDPQWLLRPDVRRGLAAVGTAGLPYDLVVLPHQLPACVKAAQEHPELTFVLDHLGKPPIASGALEPWAAAVRSLAALPNTFCKLSGLVTEADPKTWTVDDLRPYADTVLEAFGPDRLMFGSDWPVCTLAATYAQVIEAAQELTESLSATERAALFAGTATRVYRLRPPRLSVVG from the coding sequence ATGGGAGCTGCCGTGACACCGGACCTCGTCGACGCCCATCACCACGTGTGGGACCTCTCCGTGCGCGACCAGGAATGGATCACCGGCGAGGCGCTCGCCCCGATCCGCCGGAACTTCTCCCTTGACGACCTCCTGCCCGAGGCGCGTGCCGCGGGCGTCGGCGCGACCGTGCTCGTCCAGACGGTCACCGTCGCCGAGGAGACCCCGGAGTTCCTCGCCCTGGCCGCGGAGAGCGACCTCGTGGCGGGCGTCGTCGGATGGACCGACCTCACCCACCCGGATGTCTCCGACGCGCTTGCCGGAATGCGTCAACTCCCGGGCGGGCAGCGCCTTGTGGGCATCCGGCATCAAGTCCAGGCAGAGCCCGACCCGCAGTGGCTGCTGCGGCCGGACGTGCGCCGGGGCCTGGCCGCGGTCGGCACGGCGGGCCTCCCCTACGACCTCGTGGTCCTGCCCCATCAGCTCCCGGCCTGCGTCAAGGCGGCTCAGGAGCACCCCGAACTCACCTTCGTGCTCGACCACCTGGGTAAGCCGCCCATCGCATCCGGCGCCCTCGAACCCTGGGCGGCGGCCGTACGCTCGCTGGCCGCGCTCCCCAACACCTTCTGCAAACTCTCCGGCCTGGTCACCGAAGCCGACCCGAAGACCTGGACGGTGGACGACCTGCGCCCGTACGCGGACACCGTCCTGGAGGCCTTCGGCCCCGACCGACTGATGTTCGGATCGGACTGGCCCGTCTGCACCCTGGCCGCCACGTACGCCCAAGTCATCGAGGCGGCACAAGAGTTGACCGAGTCACTGAGCGCCACCGAACGCGCCGCGCTGTTCGCCGGGACCGCGACCCGCGTCTACCGCCTCCGGCCGCCCCGGCTCAGCGTGGTGGGCTGA
- a CDS encoding L-rhamnose mutarotase, translating into MRIALHTKVRADRLAEYDAAHREVPAELVAAIRAAGATSWTIWRDGTDLFHVLECEDYARMLAELDKLPVNIAWQARMAELLDVVHDYSAEGADAGLPVVWELP; encoded by the coding sequence GTGAGAATCGCCCTGCACACCAAGGTCCGCGCCGACCGCCTCGCCGAGTACGACGCCGCGCACCGCGAGGTGCCCGCCGAGCTGGTCGCCGCCATCCGCGCGGCGGGCGCCACCTCCTGGACGATCTGGCGCGACGGCACCGATCTCTTCCACGTCCTGGAGTGCGAGGACTACGCCCGCATGCTCGCGGAGCTGGACAAGCTGCCGGTCAACATCGCCTGGCAGGCCCGTATGGCCGAGTTGCTGGACGTCGTCCACGACTACTCGGCCGAGGGCGCGGACGCGGGACTGCCCGTCGTATGGGAGCTGCCGTGA